The Streptomyces sp. NBC_00569 genomic sequence CAGGGCGACGAGCGCGACAAGCTCCGGCTCGACCAACTCCTGTGCTCCGCCTTCCTGGAGGACCTGCGCACCAGCGTGAAGGGGCTGTTCCGGCCGCGCTCGTACCTGCTGCTGCTCGACGAGACGCACACCGACCACGGCCGTGAGTTCCTCGATCTGCTCCTCCAGGCGCGGCACGACGACACCGTGCTCGGGCGCCGCCCGTGCGACCCGCTGTCCGTCGTCGCGGGCTGCAACCGGTGGCTGCCCCGCTGGGGCCCGGCGACCGGCGAGGAGTGGCCCTGGCAGCCGCGGGAGCCCGACCGGGCCTCGCTCGCCGACTGGCACGAGCACCGCCCCTCCGGGGACGGCCAGGACACGTGGTGGTATCCGCTGCGCATGCGTGACCTCGACCGCGACGAGGTGCGCATCCATGTCGAGCAGCAGCTCAACACCCATCCCGAACTCACGCCGTTCACCACGCTCGCGCCGTTCGTCCACCGGCTCACCGGCGGTCTGCCGAAGGCCGTCCAGCAGGTCTTCGAAGTGCTCGGGGGGCCGAACGTGCCCCAGGTGCCGGGCCCGCAGCAGAACCTCTGGCTGCGTGACCTTCCGCACCGCACCGTGTCGGCCGGGGGACGCAAGCCGTTGCTCGTGGACGCCGCGCTCGACGACCTGCTCGCCGACTTCGACGCCGCGGACCGCGACCGACTCGCCCAATGTGCCGCCGCCGACGACCTGTTCGTGGGCGCGCAGCTGCTCGGCCGTGGCGCGGAGCTGTTCACCGACATCCGCAGCCGCTGGCTGCTGAGCGCTCCCGGCACCCTGTCCCTCCATCCCTGGCTCCGGCGGATGCTGCTGTGGCACCTGGCCGGGCGGGCCGGCGCCTGGGACACCGCGCACGAGGTCCTCGCAGAGCATTACGCGAACGGGGAGCAGCGCGTTCAGGAGCTCTACCACCTTCTCGCGCTGGAAAAGGTCGACGAGGTCGCCGAGTACCTCGTGACCCTGCGCAACACGGCGCGGACGGAGGAGTGGCTCAGCGCCTTCCACGCCATCACCTCGGCCCCCAACCGGCTCGCCCACCCCGGCGGCCCGCTGGAACTGCGGGCGCGGCTCGCGCCGTCCGACCCCGGCGACCAGGTCACCGTGCCCGCCGTGATCCGCGACCTGGTGGTGGCGCGCTGGCTGTGGAGCGACCCGCTCACGGATCCCGGCAGGCAGCTCAGCCCGGTCCTCGCCGACGGGTTCGTGCACCTGTCCCGACTGTGGAGGAACTACAACGTGGCTCTGGTCAACGAGGCGGAGCGCTACCGGCTCACGACACCCACCCGTACGTCGCCGATACTCGGGAGCGGGACATGAGTCCTCTGGCCCGGCCCCGGTGGCGCGAGTGGTCCTGGCGGACGGTGAAGCTGGTCGCGGCCGGTGTGGCGCTCGCCGTGGTGTTGTCCGTCGCCGGATTCGTGATCGTCGACAAGGTCTCGGACGCCCGCGCCCGCTGCGCCGACGGCGTGACGCATGTGGACCCGGACCGGGAGTGCGTCGGCGTCACGGACGGCTCGTACACGTTCGCCGGGCATCTCAAGCGGGTCGAGAAGAAGATCGAGGCGGAGAACAAACGGGTCTACGACCACCGCGGCACGGACCCGTACGTCACCGTCGCCTACCTCACCTCGTTCACGGTGACCGACGACGACAGCAACTCCGAGGACTCGGTCCGGCACGAGCTCGAAGGCGCCTATCTCGCGCAGATCCGGCACAACACGGGCGACCTCGCCGCCTCCCCGAAGATCCGGCTGCTCGTCGCCAACACCGGCAGCGGCGCGCGCCATTGGGAGCACACCGTCGACGAGCTGATCGCCCGCAGGAGCGCTCCGGACCGGCTCGTCGCCGTGGCGGGCCTCGGTCCGAGCACCGGCCCGGACGTGAAGGCGCTGCGCAAGCTGTCGCAGAACGGCATCGCGACGGTCTCCAGCATCATGACGGCCACCGACATAAAGGGAATACAGGGTTTCGTGCGGGTCGCGCCGACCAACGCGGACGAGGCACGGGCGGGCGCCGCGTACCTCAAGCGGCAGAAGGGCAAGTTCCGTACCGCCGTCGTCATCCAGGACGCCGACAAGGACGACCTCTACGCGTCCACCCTCGGCTACGCGTTCAGCGCGGAGTATCCGGACAAGAAGCACCGCCTGGTCGCGGACCGGATCACGTACGACTCGTCGGTGCCCTCGGCCTGGCCGAACGAACTGCATTACACCGCCGAGCAGTTGTGCGGCGAGCGGCCCGATGTGGTCTATTTCGCGGGGCGCGGACGCCATCTGTCGCACTTCCTCAACGCGCTCGCCAACCGCACCTGCCAGTCGCGGAACTTCACCGTGCTCACCGGCGACGACACGACGAATCTGACGCCCAGTGAGCTCGCGGCCGCCGCGCGCACCGGTGTGACCATGCTCTACACGGGTCTCGCGCACGCGGACATGTGGCGCAACGACCCGGGGGCGGTCTCGGGACCGTCGGCGGGCAGTTTCCAGCCGGGCGGCGCTCTCGACAAGTGGTTCCCCGGCGACGCCCGTTACGACGGCCAGGACATCATGGGGCACGACGCGGTGCTCACGGCGGCGCAGGCGATCCGGATGGCGTCCAACTGGCAGGGCGAGGTGACGGGCCGCTCGGTCGGCCGGATGTTCCTCCAGCTGGACGGGGACCGCAAGGTGCCCGGCGCGAGCGGCTTCCTGTCGTTCAAGGACAACGGGGACCCGCGCGACAAGGCGGTCCCGATCCTGAGGCTCACCCCGAAGGGCGAGTCGGAGCTGGTGGACGTGTCGGCGCCGGGGGGCCGGCCGGCCACGCGCGGGTAGTGCGTCCCGCTACCCACGGCGGTCGACCCGGCTTATTCTCAGGGGTGTTGAACCGGACGGCCGCGGCGGCAGTTTGTGAGGGCGTGTGGATCCATCCGCTTTCTTCTACACGAGCTGCACCCGTGGCGACGGCTGGCCCGCGCTCACCCGCTTCCACGCCGATCTGGAGTACCGGCTGCGGGCGCAGGAGGGTTACGGCATCAGTGGCGCGCTCGGGGCGGCGATGACCCCGGGCACGGTGCCGAGCAGTGCCATCGTCAAGGCCGGCGTGATGATCGCGCTCTACTCCCCCAGGTATTTCCTGGATCGCGGCTGCGGTCTGGAGTGGGCCGTCATCCAGTCCCGGATGCGCCGCCGCGCGAACATCGAGGGCGTTCAGGGTCCCGGCTGTCTCATACCGGTCTGCTGGAAGCCCGTGGCCGAGCGTCTGATCCCGCAGGAGGTGCGCCGCTCCGAGTCGTTCCCCGGGCCCGGCGCCTTCGACTGGCTCAGGGAGCAGGGCCTGGAGGCCCTGGTGTCGTCGTCGGATCCGGGCGCGGACGAGCGGTACTACGTATTCGTCGAGCAGCTGACCAAGAGCATCCTGGAGGCCGGACGCGCCGGGCTGGCACCGCTCGGGGCCGACGAAGCGCGCGACACGCTCCCCGCGTTCGGCTCCGCGCAGGGCGCGGCCGGCCCGGGCGGCCGCCACCTCAGGGTGCCCGAGCAGCCTGATCCCCGGCACGAGAGCGCCGCCGGTGAGCCACGCTCGGTCGCCATCAGCTACGTCGGCGCCGACCAGGCGTGGGCCGACTGGATGGACGGCGTGCTCCGCGAGGAGGGCCACACCGTGCGGCAGCGGCGCCGGCGGGTCGGGCGCGAGACTCTGTCGCAGGCCGTGGAGCGCGCACGGGACGGCGTCGACCGGGTCGTGGTCGTCTTCTCCCGCAGCTACTTCGACGCGGGGAACACGGCCCCCACCGACTGGGAGGCCGCCTTCGACCCGCCCGCCTCCGACCCGTCCTGGCTCGTCGCGGTACAGATCGACGCGGCGCCCCGGCCCGTGCTCGTGCGCGGTGTCAAGGTCCTGACGCTGGAGGGGTCGGGCCCCGACCAGGCCGAGCGGCTCCGCGAAGGAGTCATGGACCCGACGGGTACGGCGCCCCGCGACCCGGCGGGGGGAGCGCGTTGACCGGGTCGAGACGTTCCGCCACCGATCCGCCGCCGATTTCGAATCTGCCGGTCCAGGCGACCCCGTTCGTCGGCCGTGACGAAGAGATCGCCGCCATCCAGGACCTGTTCGAGGACCACCGAGCGGTCCTCCTCCACGACCCGGCCGACCGGCAGCACGGGTACGGCAAGTCGGAGGCGGCCATCACGTACTGCCACCGCTATCGCATGCGCTATCGCGTGGCCTGGTGGTTCAACTGCTCGCACGAGAGCGATCCCCACCGGCTGCGGCGGCTGATCGAGCGCGGGACGGACGAGCTGCACACCCGGTACCGCGAGGTCCTGCGCGTCACGGACATCCCCGCACGGCCCGACGACAAGTGGCTGCTCCTGTACGACAACGTGGCCGATCCCGACCGTATCCAGGACCTCTTCCCGGCCGGGGACGCCCGGATCCTGGTCACGTCCCGCTCGCCGGGCGCGGTGTGGGACGAGGCCGCCCGGCTGCCCGTCGGTGACCTCGACCCGTCCGAAGTGGCCAGTCTCTTTCGTCAGTTGGCGGAGATCCGGCAGCCCGTGGCCGAGGATCTCGCCCGCACGTTCGCGGGACATCCGCAGCAGATCATCGCGGTGGCCGGGCAGATCCGCCACGGTACCCCGCCCGCCGCGTGCGTCACGCTCGCCGACGCCGTACGGCTCGCTCCCGCGCCCACGCGGCCCGCGCCGCCGCAGCCGTCGGGCCATGTGCGGATGAGCGCCCAGGACCGGGAGACGCTCATCGACACCCTGCTGTCCTCGCCGGTCTGCCGGGACCTGCCCAGCTACCGTGCCTGGATCGAGGCCATCGACCGGCGGGCGGCCGTGTCGTCCGGCCTGCCGTCGGAGACGGAGACCATCCGCACGCGCGTCGTCGGCCTGGTGTCCATCGCCCTCAGCCGGGACGCTCCCGATGTCCTGCTGGCCCTCGCCGGAGCCTTCGAGGACAGGGCCGGCCGGCATGAGGCGCAGCTCGTCCGGGCGCTGATCGGCCCGGCGGCGGCGAACTGGAACGAGAACAAGGAGCCGATACGCGCCGTGCTGCCCCCACGCCCCGCCGATGCCCCGTTCTTCTTCACCAGCTACGCGAACCGGGAGGACGACCAGGACCATGTCGCCGAGTTCCACGAGCAGCTCGAACAGGAGCTGCGCATCAAGCGCGGCCGCAATGTGACGAGTACGGGCTTCCTGGACCGCCGCAGTCTCCAACTCGGCCTCACCTGGCGGGAACCGATGGTCGAGGCGATCCGCTCGACGCGGCTGCTCGTCGCGCTGATCACCGCCGACTACTTCGAGAGCGAGTGGTGCCGGCGGGAGTGGGCCGTGATGACGGAGCGCGCCCGCCGGGCGGGGCGTTCGCCGGGGGACGAGCCGGTCGCCATCCTGCCGCTGTTCTGGGTCAAGCCCCGCGGCCCGCTCCCCAAGGATCTGGCCGCCATCCAGCACAGCTCGCCGGCGCTGTTCGGCGGGGGCAGGGCCCCAGACAACCTGATCGACCTGCTGCGCGAGGACAAGAAGAAGGCCGCGGCCTTCGTCCGCAGGCTCGCCGACACCATGATCGACGCGGCGGACCGCGATCTTCCGGCGCTCGACGCGGACGCCGTACGGGACATTCCGCTCGCGTTCGGCGAGTGGGACACGGGGGACACGTCGCTGTCGGGCTCCGCGACAGGATCGGACCTCGGTACGGGCGGCGCCCAGCCGCACCCCGATCCCGAGCCGCAGCCGACGCCTGAGCCCGAACCGGATCCGGCGCCCCCCGAGCAGACGCGGCACACCCCCGCGCTCTCCCTGGTGCCGGACCCTCGCGTCTCTCCCGACCGGCCCGAGCCTGCGGTACGGCCCATCGATCCCCCGGCCGTGCCCGCCCCCACTCCCCCGGCGGTCTCCGACAAGGCCCGGCTGATCGAGGCCCTGACGACCGGCCCGCTGCGCGAGCCCACGCGGTACACGCCCTGGGTCGAGGCCGTGCTCCGGGACGTCGGCCAGGATCACCGTCCCGCGGTCACGCAGTTCGTCGACCCGCTCAGAAGACGGGTGCACCTGCTCGTGAACTTCGCCTACGACCAGACCACCCCGGACCTGTTCCGCGCCATGGCCCGGGCGCTCACGCTGGTCGACCCCGGCGGCGCGGACGCCCCCGACGAGACCGTGACCGCGGTGCGCGAACTGGTGGACCGTATCGTCGCGGCATGGCCCCATCACACGTGACACCGAACCGAAGACCGGCGCGCGACTGCCCGTTCTGCCACATCGCCGCAGGTACGGGACCGGCCCGCCTGGTCGCCGCCGGCGCGGACGTCATCGCCTTCCTTCCGCTGCGCCCGGTCCATCCCGGCCATGTCCTCGTCGTGCCGCGTCGGCACCTGGAGGACATCTGGGAACTGGACGAGGAGACGGCAACGGCCGCGACCCGTACGGTACTTCGGGTCGCGCACGCCGTGCGTACGGTGTTCCGGCCCGACGGGCTCAACGTCATCCAGTCGTCGGGGGCCGCGGCGACCCAGACGGTGCCGCATCTCCATGTCCATGTGGTCCCGCGGTTCGCGGACGACCGGATGGGCGCCATCTGGCCGGCCCCGGACGACGGGTCACCCGCCGCCCTCGACGACGCGGCGAGCCGGCTGTCCAAGGCCCTAGAACAGGACGACCAGGGCGATGAGTTGGGCCAGGGCGAGGCCGCCGTAGAAGAGCGCGACCGTCAGGGAACCCGCGGCCCGTAGCGCGCCGGCCCGCTCCGCGCCCGCGCTCGCGTCGAGGCTGAACGGCTCTATGCCGTTGCCCGGCCGCCGCACCTTGTCGTAGAGCCGCCTGAACAGCCGCTCCTTGTACAGGAAGTACCCGTCGAGCAGCCAGAACGCCACGATGGGGACGAAGCCGGTGGCCGCCACCGTCCGGCTCTCGTTCCCGGCGGCGAAGGCGAGCAGCGCACCCATCAGGGTCAGCGCCCAGCCCTTGATCAGGAACGAGTTGTTGCCCATCCGCGCGACGACGGCCTGGATCAGTTCGAGGTGCCTGATCTGCCCGTCGTCCAGCACTGTCCGGCTCGCAGGTTCCCCTGTCACGGCATTCCCCCTTCGGGCGGAACCCTATCGAGGGGAGCACGGCGCCGTTACCCCCGCTCACTCACTGGCCGAATAAGCGACTGCTTAGTACGCTGATGGGGCGGGGCCCGCCGGGCCCCGTGGTTCGGTACCGCCCGTCACCACCTGTGCGCCTGGAGTAAACGCATGGCATCCCTGCTGCTGTCCCGCCGCGATCTCGAGTTCCTGCTGTACGAGTGGCTCGACGTCTGCGCGCTCACGTCCCGCGAGCGGTACGCGGACCACTCCCGCGAGACCTTCGACGCGGCGCTCGAACTGAGCGAGCAGATCGCGACGCGGCACTTCGCCCCGCACAACAAGAAGAACGACACACAGGAGCCCACCTTCGACGGGGAGCGGGTCCACATCATCCCCGAGGTGAAGGAGGCGCTCCGGGTCTTCGGGGAGTCGGGGCTCATCGCGAGCACCATGGACCACGAGGTGGGCGGCGGGCAGCTGCCGTCGGTGGTCGCCGACGCGTGCTTCGCCTGGTTCCAGGCCGCGAACGTCGGCACGTCCGCGTACCCGTTCCTCACGATCGGCAACGCCAACCTCGTCCTCGCACACGGCTCGAAGGAACAGATCGACACCTTCGTACGCCCCATGGTGGAGGGCCGGTTCCTGGGCACGATGTGCCTCTCGGAGCCGCAGGCGGGATCGTCGCTCGCCGATGTGCGCACGCGGGCCGAGCGGCAGGAGGACGGGACGTACCGCCTCTTCGGGAACAAGATGTGGATCTCCGGCGGCGAGCACGAACTGTCGGAGAACATCGTGCACCTCGTCCTCGCCAGGACCCCCGACGGGCCGGCCGGCGTGAAGGGCCTGTCGCTGTTCATCGTCCCCAAGGTCCTGGTACGCGAGGACGGTTCGCCGGGCGAGCGCAACGACGTGGTCCTGGCGGGCCTCAACCACAAGATGGGCTACCGGGGCACGACGAACACCCTCCTCAACTTCGGTGAGGGCGCGCACCTGCCGGGCGGCGCGCCGGGCGCCGTCGGATATCTCGTCGGGGAGGAGAACCGCGGGCTCTCCTACATGTTCCACATGATGAACGAGGCCCGGATCGGCGTCGGCCTGGGCGCCACCGCCCTCGGTTACACCGGCTATCTGCACGCTCTCGACTACGCCCGCACGCGCCCGCAGGGCCGTCCCCTCGCGGGCAGGGACCCGGCCGCACCGCAGGTCCCGATCCTCGCTCACGCCGACGTCCGCAGGATGCTCCTGGCCCAGAAGGCCTACGTGGAGGGGGCGTTGGCGCTCACCCTGTACTGCGGCCGGCTCCTCGACGAGCAGCACACCGGCGCCACGCCCGAGGCGCGCACGCAGGCCCGGCTGCTGCTCGACGTGCTCACCCCGATCGCGAAGAGCTGGCCCTCGCAGTGGTGCCTGGAGGCCAACAGCCTCGCGATCCAGGTCCACGGGGGCTACGGCTACACACGCGAGTACAACGTCGAGCAGTTCTACCGTGACAACCGTCTCAACCCCATCCACGAGGGCACGCACGGCATCCACGGGCTCGACCTGCTCGGCCGCAAGGTCGTCATGGACGGCGGGGCCGGGCTCCGCCTCCTCGTGGAGCGCGTCACCGCGACGACCGCCCGCGCGGCCGAAGCGGGCGGAGAGAGTGCCGAGTACGGCGCCCGGCTCGACACCGCCGTACGCCGTGCCGTCGCCGTGACCCAGCGCCTGTGGTCGACCGGAGACCCGGAGACCGCCCTGGCCAACGCGAGCGTCTACCTCGAAGCCGTCGGGCACGTCGTCGTCGCCTGGATGTGGCTGGAGCAGCTGCTCGCGGCGGCGTCCGGCACGGAGGCCGTCCACGAGGGCAAGCGCGGCGCGTGCCGCTACTTCTTCCGGCACGAACTGCCCAAGACCGATGCGCAGTTCAGCCTTCTGGAGTCCCTGGACCGGACGGCTGTCGATCTCGCGGAGGACGCCTTCTGACCGGCTGACCGGCGCTCCGGCCCGTCCACCACAGGAGGGCGACGGAGCAGACGGCCGCGAACGCGCACCACGTCGACACGAACTCCCACCGCCACAGCGCGGCACACACCGCCGCGCCGGCCGCGACCAGCACACCGAGCAGTACGAGGCCGCGGTCGGCGGACAGGAGCAGCGAGCCGACCGTGGCCAGGAGGTACCCGGCGACCAGAAGGCCGGCGTGCGGCAGGCCGAGGGCGTACCCGACGGTGTGCCCACGGATCTCGGCGGTCACGGTGCGGGTCGCCAGTGCGGAGGTGAGTCCCGCCGCGGTCACGGCCCCGGCCGCGAGCGGGATCAGCAGCCGCCCGCGGGCGCGCCGGGGCGCCGCGCACACCACCCCGGCCGGCACCCACAGGGCCAGGACCGGGAGGGCGATCACGGCCCAGGCGAGGGTGGCCGAACCCGTCCCGCCACCGGACCGCCACACGACGGACTCGACGATCTGATGGGCGCCGAGCAGCAGCGGCAGCGCCGCCAGCGGCAGGTCGCGGGGCCGTCGCGCGCGGACCGTCCGTGCGACGCAGCCGGCTCCCGCGGCGGCGATCGCGGTGCCCGCCACGAGATCGGCCGTCGCGCTCCAGCACATGCCACATCACCACGGTTCCGGGTCGTGCGCGCCGACGCCCGTCGCCGTCCGCAGTGCGGCCACGCTACGACGCCACGGGCCGCGGCCCGCCGCGCCGACACGGGAGCGCCGGGGTCTCACGGCCGATCACCCCGGCGATGGCCTACCGCGCCCAGAGCCCTCGCACATGCCCGAGGTGGCGGGTCATCACGGCGCGCACCGCCTCCTCGTCGCGGGCGACCAGGGCGTCGAGGATCTCCAGGTGCTCCTCGGCCGACGCCTCCAGCCGGCCCGCCTCGACCAGCGCGTTCAGCCCGTACAGCCGGGAACGCTTGCGCAGGTCGCCGACCACCTCGACCAGATGCTCGTTGCCGGAGAGGGTGAGCAGCCCCAGGTGGAAACGGATGTCCGCCTCGACGTACGCGATGAGGTCGCCGGCCACCGCCGCGTCGACGATCTCCCGCGCGACCGGCCGCAGCGCCTCCAGTGCCGCGAGGTCGGCGGTGGTCGCGAGTTCCGCCGTCGTCGGGATCTCGATCAGCGAGCGGATGTGCTTGTACTCGTCGAGCTGCTTCTCGGAGACGGCCGTGACCCGGAACCCCTTGTTCGGCACCGCGTCGACGAGACCCTCCTTCGCGAGGTCGAGCATGGCCTCGCGCACCGGGGTCGCCGAGACCCCGAAGCGGACGGCGAGGGTCGGCGCCGAGTACACCTCGCCCGCCCGCAGCTCACCGGCGATCAGCGCGGCGCGCAGCGCGTCGGCGACCCGCTCGCGGTAGCTGCTGCGCGTCCCGCCGAGACTGGGCAGGGCGGGAGCGGCGGACGGGGCGCTGCGCCGGTCGGCCATGGGGTGGTCCTCCTAGGTGACATGTCACGTGCCACAAGTATCCCGTGGTGGCTGGAGTGCTGCGGGACGGGTGTCGCGGGACAGGTGGCTGATGCGGGACTGGCTCTACAGGATGAATCCGGCCGGAAACGGGTCGTCCGGATCGAGCAGGTACTGGGCCGTCCCGGTCACCCACGCGCGGCCGGTGAAGCTGGGCAGCACCGCCGGGATCCCTGCCACGTCGGTGGTGTCGAGCAGCCGCCCGGTGAACTGTGTGCCGATGAACGACTCGTTCACGAACTCCGTGTGCAACGGCAGTTCACCGCGCGCGTGCAGCTGGGCCATGCGCGCGCTCGTTCCCGTGCCGCAGGGCGAGCGGTCGAACCAGCCGGGGTGGATCGCCATCGCGTGCCGGGAGTGGCGGGCGGTCGACCCGGGCGCGTACAGATGGACGTGATGGCAGCCGCGGATGGACGGGTCCTCGGGGTGTACGGGTTCGTCCTTGGCGTTGATCGCGTCCATCAGCGCGAGACCCGCCGCGAGGATGTCGTCCTTGCGTTCGCGCTCGAAGGGCAGGCCGAACCGGTCGAGCGGCAGGATCGCGTAGAAGTTGCCGCCGTAGGCCAGGTCGTACGTGACCGTGCGTCCGTCGGCGAGCGTGATCTCGCGGTCGAGGCCGACGGAGAACGACGGCACGTTCCGCAGGGTGACGGACTTCGCCGCGCCGTTCTCCACGGCGACGTCGGCGACGACGAGTCCGGCGGGGGTGTCGAGGCGGATGGTGGTGACGGGTTCGACGACCTCGACCATGCCCGTCTCCACGAGGACGGTGGCGACGCCGATCGTCCCGTGCCCGCACATCGGCAGGTAGCCGGAGACCTCGATGTAGATGACGCCGTAGTCGCAGTCGGGCCTGGTCGGCGGCTGGAGGATCGCTCCGCTCATCGCGGCGTGCCCGCGCGGCTCGTTCATCAGGAGCTGCTTGATGTCGTCGCGGTGCTCACGGAAGTACAGGCGGCGCTCGTTCATCGTGGCGCCGGGGACGGTCCCGACGCCTCCGGTGATCACCCGTGTCGGCATGCCCTCGGTGTGCGAGTCGACCGCGTGCAGGACGAGTTTGCTGCGCATGTCGGAAGCTGCTCCCTGGAAGTGGATGCGGGGGACGTGTGCGAGTGCGGTCGCGGGGTTCAGACGAGGCCGGCGGCGACCGCCTGCTCGGTGGCGGCGCGCACGGCCTTCTCCTGTTCCGGCAGAAGAGGCATGCGCGGCGGGCGGCAGGGGCCTCCGTGGCGGCCGATCATGTCCATGGACAGTTTGATGGCCTGAACGAACTCGGGGCGCGAGTCCCAGCGCAGGAGCGGGTGGAGCTGCCGGTAGAGGGAGGTCGCGGTGGCGAGGTCGCCCGACACGGCGGCGCGGTACAGCTCCACGGACGCGGCGGGCAGCATGTTCGGGTACCCGGCGATCCAGCCCTTGGCGCCGGCCAGCGCCAGTTCGAGCAGGACGTCGTCGGCGCCGACCAACAGGTCGAGTTCCGGGGCGAGTTCGGCGATGCGGTATGCCCGCCGCACGTCGCCCGAGAACTCCTTGACCCCGCGGACGAACCCCTCACGGTGCAGCTTGGCGAGCAGTTCAGGCACCAGGTCGACCTTGGTGTCTATGGGGTTGTTGTACGCGACGACGGGGAGGCCCACCGCCGCGACCGCCTCGTAGTGGGCGAGGACGGAACGCTCGTCGGCGCGGTAGGCGTTGGGCGGGAGCAGCATCACGGAGGCGCAGCCCGCGTCCTTGGCCTGCTCGGCCCAGCGGGCGGCCTCGGCGGAGCCGTAGGCGGCGACGCCGGGCATCACGCGCTGCCCGCCGATCGCGTCGACGGCCGTCTCGACGACCTTGGCACGCTCCTGCGGCGTGAGTACCTGGTACTCGCCGAGTGAGCCGTTGGGCACGACGCCGTCGCAGCCGTTCTCGACGAGCCAGGCGCAATGCTCGGCGAACTTGGCGTAGTTGACGGAGAGATCGTCGTTCAGCGGGAGCGGCGTGGCTACGAGGACGCCGTGCCAGGGGCTGCGCTGTGACGTGGTCATGGGCTGAGTCTCCTCTGTGGCGTGTGACATGGCACTGATGGATACGGGTGTCCGGTCCGAGGTCCGGTGAATGTCCGGCTGATGGTTGTCCGGCCTGGCGGGTGTCCGGTCTGATGGACGCGGTCACCGGAGGGGCGTCCGAACTCACTCGTCGGGCAGGTCCTCTCCCGCCCGGGCGAGTACTCCGAGCGGTACGGGTCGGGCGAACGGCCTTCTGGACGGGCGCGGTTCGCATCCCGTGAGCCCGGCGACAGCCGGTCCGCACATGCGGCCCTGGCACCAGCCCATACCTGCTCGGGTCAGCAGTTTCACGGTGCGCGCGTCCGTGGCCCCGAGCTCGCCGACCGCCTCACGGATCGCGGAGGCCGGCACCTCCTCGCAGCGGCACACGACGGTGGCGTCGGTGACCTGCTCGGCCCAGTGCGCACGCGGCGCGAACACGGCGTCGAGGGAGGCGATGAAGTCCCTGCCCCTCGCACGGGACTTGGCGGCGGCATTCCACGCGCGCGGGTCGGGTTCGCGTCCGGCGAGCCGTGCCGTGGCGGAGCAGCCCGCGATATGGCCCTCGGCGAGCGAGAGGGCGGCGCCGCCCACGCCGGTGGCCTCGCCCGCGGCCCACACTCCGTGGACGTCGGTGCGCTGCTCGTCGTCCACGGCCACGGCCGGCCCTTCGAGACGGCAGCCGAGCGTCTCGGCGAGGTCGGTGTGCGGCAGCAGGCCATGGCCGACGGCGAGGGTGTCGCAGCGGATGACCTGCTCCGAGCCCGGCGTGACGCGCCCGTCGCGGTCCAGCGCGGCAACGGTGACGGCTTCGAGCGCACCGTCGCCCTGCGCTTCCACGATGGCGTGCCGGGCCTTCAACGGCACGCGGCGGCGCATCAGTTCAGCCACGTACCCGGCGCCTTCGACAAGCTTGTCCGGGTGGGCGGAGAGCGCCCTCGCGTGCCGGGCGACATGATGCACCCCGGCGGACTCGACCAGCGCGGCGACCTCCGCACCGGCCGAGGCGAGCCCGGCGGCGACCGGCAGCAGCAGCGGCCC encodes the following:
- a CDS encoding branched-chain amino acid ABC transporter substrate-binding protein, which gives rise to MSPLARPRWREWSWRTVKLVAAGVALAVVLSVAGFVIVDKVSDARARCADGVTHVDPDRECVGVTDGSYTFAGHLKRVEKKIEAENKRVYDHRGTDPYVTVAYLTSFTVTDDDSNSEDSVRHELEGAYLAQIRHNTGDLAASPKIRLLVANTGSGARHWEHTVDELIARRSAPDRLVAVAGLGPSTGPDVKALRKLSQNGIATVSSIMTATDIKGIQGFVRVAPTNADEARAGAAYLKRQKGKFRTAVVIQDADKDDLYASTLGYAFSAEYPDKKHRLVADRITYDSSVPSAWPNELHYTAEQLCGERPDVVYFAGRGRHLSHFLNALANRTCQSRNFTVLTGDDTTNLTPSELAAAARTGVTMLYTGLAHADMWRNDPGAVSGPSAGSFQPGGALDKWFPGDARYDGQDIMGHDAVLTAAQAIRMASNWQGEVTGRSVGRMFLQLDGDRKVPGASGFLSFKDNGDPRDKAVPILRLTPKGESELVDVSAPGGRPATRG
- a CDS encoding TIR domain-containing protein produces the protein MDPSAFFYTSCTRGDGWPALTRFHADLEYRLRAQEGYGISGALGAAMTPGTVPSSAIVKAGVMIALYSPRYFLDRGCGLEWAVIQSRMRRRANIEGVQGPGCLIPVCWKPVAERLIPQEVRRSESFPGPGAFDWLREQGLEALVSSSDPGADERYYVFVEQLTKSILEAGRAGLAPLGADEARDTLPAFGSAQGAAGPGGRHLRVPEQPDPRHESAAGEPRSVAISYVGADQAWADWMDGVLREEGHTVRQRRRRVGRETLSQAVERARDGVDRVVVVFSRSYFDAGNTAPTDWEAAFDPPASDPSWLVAVQIDAAPRPVLVRGVKVLTLEGSGPDQAERLREGVMDPTGTAPRDPAGGAR
- a CDS encoding HIT family protein, with translation MAPSHVTPNRRPARDCPFCHIAAGTGPARLVAAGADVIAFLPLRPVHPGHVLVVPRRHLEDIWELDEETATAATRTVLRVAHAVRTVFRPDGLNVIQSSGAAATQTVPHLHVHVVPRFADDRMGAIWPAPDDGSPAALDDAASRLSKALEQDDQGDELGQGEAAVEERDRQGTRGP
- a CDS encoding toll/interleukin-1 receptor domain-containing protein, yielding MTGSRRSATDPPPISNLPVQATPFVGRDEEIAAIQDLFEDHRAVLLHDPADRQHGYGKSEAAITYCHRYRMRYRVAWWFNCSHESDPHRLRRLIERGTDELHTRYREVLRVTDIPARPDDKWLLLYDNVADPDRIQDLFPAGDARILVTSRSPGAVWDEAARLPVGDLDPSEVASLFRQLAEIRQPVAEDLARTFAGHPQQIIAVAGQIRHGTPPAACVTLADAVRLAPAPTRPAPPQPSGHVRMSAQDRETLIDTLLSSPVCRDLPSYRAWIEAIDRRAAVSSGLPSETETIRTRVVGLVSIALSRDAPDVLLALAGAFEDRAGRHEAQLVRALIGPAAANWNENKEPIRAVLPPRPADAPFFFTSYANREDDQDHVAEFHEQLEQELRIKRGRNVTSTGFLDRRSLQLGLTWREPMVEAIRSTRLLVALITADYFESEWCRREWAVMTERARRAGRSPGDEPVAILPLFWVKPRGPLPKDLAAIQHSSPALFGGGRAPDNLIDLLREDKKKAAAFVRRLADTMIDAADRDLPALDADAVRDIPLAFGEWDTGDTSLSGSATGSDLGTGGAQPHPDPEPQPTPEPEPDPAPPEQTRHTPALSLVPDPRVSPDRPEPAVRPIDPPAVPAPTPPAVSDKARLIEALTTGPLREPTRYTPWVEAVLRDVGQDHRPAVTQFVDPLRRRVHLLVNFAYDQTTPDLFRAMARALTLVDPGGADAPDETVTAVRELVDRIVAAWPHHT